The Zingiber officinale cultivar Zhangliang chromosome 10A, Zo_v1.1, whole genome shotgun sequence genome contains a region encoding:
- the LOC122027180 gene encoding probable homogentisate phytyltransferase 1, chloroplastic isoform X2, with translation MDLPLLPFFSSPPLARLSLPAHRPGFFVLKTYQSPVRRSVQGFTWDSSNHQLNHNRRNFASKRTNDLIHANATSGHPLGSQPEAHNRLKLALSAIDAFYRFSRPHTVIGTAMSIVSVSLLSVESLSDLSPLFLTGLLEAVVAALFMNIYIVGLNQVFDIEIDKVNKPSLPLASGEYSPRTGITIILSFAALSFGVAWFVGSWPLFWALFVSFILGTAYSINLPLLRWKRFAVVAALCILAVRAVIVQVAFFLHMQTFVFRRSAILSRPLIFATAFMTFFSVVIALFKDIPDLEGDRIFGIRSYTVRLGQQRVFWICVYLLQVAYSVAIMIGATSSCLWSKIITILGHAVLALILWSRANSLDLTSKAAITSFYMFIWKLFYAEYLLIPLVR, from the exons GTTTTTTTGTTCTCAAAACATACCAAAGTCCAGTAAGACGTAGTGTTCAAGGATTTACATGGGATTCCTCCAACCATCAGCTCAACCACAATAGAAGAAACTTTGCATCCAAGAGAACTAATGATTTAATTCATGCTAATGCTACATCAGGGCATCCATTAGGATCCCAGCCTGAAGCTCATAATAGGTTGAAATTAGCACTGAGTGCAATAGATGCTTTCTACAGATTTTCACGTCCTCACACAGTTATAGGAACA GCAATGAGCATAGTTTCAGTCTCCTTATTATCTGTTGAGAGCTTATCTGATCTTTCTCCTTTGTTTTTAACTGGATTGTTGGAG GCTGTTGTTGCTGCACTTTTCATGAATATCTACATTGTTGgactaaatcaagtatttgacaTAGAAATAGACAAG GTTAATAAGCCAAGTCTGCCTTTAGCTTCTGGGGAGTATTCACCAAGAACTGGAATCACAATTATTTTGAGTTTTGCTGCCTTG AGCTTTGGTGTTGCATGGTTTGTCGGGTCCTGGCCATTATTTTGGGCCCTTTTTGTCAGCTTTATCCTTGGAACTGCATATTCAATCAAC TTGCCACTTCTAAGATGGAAGAGATTTGCTGTGGTTGCAGCACTATGCATTCTAGCTGTTCGTGCTGTGATTGTCCAAGTAGCATTTTTCTTGCACATGCAG ACATTTGTTTTCAGAAGATCAGCTATTCTGTCCAGGCCATTAATATTTGCAACTGCATTTATGACTTTCTTCTCTGTTGTTATTGCGTTGTTCAAG GATATTCCTGATCTTGAAGGAGATCGTATTTTTGGCATTCGATCTTACACTGTTCGTTTGGGTCAACAACGG GTATTCTGGATATGCGTCTACCTCCTTCAAGTGGCATACAGTGTTGCCATAATGATTGGGGCCACCTCTTCCTGTCTATGGAGCAAGATCATTACT ATTTTGGGTCATGCAGTCCTTGCTTTAATTCTGTGGAGTCGTGCTAATTCTCTCGATCTCACGAGTAAAGCTGCAATAACATCTTTCTACATGTTTATTTGGAAG